The following proteins are co-located in the Rippkaea orientalis PCC 8801 genome:
- a CDS encoding DUF952 domain-containing protein, with amino-acid sequence MIFHITTPEQWQAAKNLGYYRTNSLEIEGFIHCSTNSQVMKVAKTFYQDSNDLIVLCVDSEKLTSQVKWEAPSHPNNNSSLVCHQDEKFPHVYGVINLEAVAQIINLKHKGLYQDIILDD; translated from the coding sequence ATGATTTTTCATATTACTACACCAGAACAATGGCAAGCGGCAAAAAATTTAGGATACTATCGCACTAACTCTTTAGAAATAGAGGGATTTATTCATTGTTCTACCAATAGTCAAGTGATGAAAGTTGCTAAAACTTTTTATCAAGATTCTAATGACTTAATTGTTCTGTGTGTTGATTCCGAAAAACTCACCTCGCAGGTAAAATGGGAAGCCCCTAGTCATCCCAATAATAATAGCTCTCTAGTCTGTCATCAAGACGAAAAATTTCCTCATGTATACGGAGTGATTAATCTAGAAGCAGTCGCACAAATAATTAATTTAAAACACAAGGGCTTGTACCAAGATATTATCTTAGATGATTGA
- a CDS encoding proteasome-type protease, which yields MTYCLGIINRFGIVMGADSRTNAGVDYISAYRKLFDFSLAGERAIVICSSGNLSITQGVITQLKRDLHHGEPRNLYNLPSMYDIAHYIGEKSREIQDSDRPWLERNNIDYQCSFLLGGQVQGENAQLYLIYPQGNFIQATKETPFLQIGETKYGKPILDRTIKYDTPLDAMAKCALLSIDSTMKSNISVGPPINLIMYEMDTLVVRHKLELRLGDPYLAKMRKLWEDHVRSAFDAMPNLEWEPEESQSNDDILID from the coding sequence ATGACATACTGTTTAGGAATTATTAATCGCTTTGGGATCGTTATGGGGGCTGATTCCCGTACTAATGCTGGTGTCGATTATATCTCAGCTTACCGCAAATTATTTGATTTTTCCTTAGCTGGAGAAAGGGCAATTGTAATCTGTTCTTCGGGGAATCTTTCTATTACCCAAGGAGTCATTACTCAACTCAAACGCGATTTGCATCATGGAGAACCAAGAAATCTTTATAATTTGCCTAGTATGTATGATATTGCCCACTATATTGGGGAAAAAAGTAGAGAAATTCAAGACAGCGATCGCCCTTGGTTAGAACGGAATAATATTGATTATCAATGTAGTTTTTTATTAGGAGGACAAGTCCAAGGAGAAAATGCTCAATTGTATTTAATTTATCCCCAAGGAAACTTTATCCAAGCCACCAAAGAAACGCCTTTTTTACAAATTGGAGAGACTAAATATGGTAAACCGATTTTAGATCGAACGATTAAATACGATACTCCCTTAGATGCGATGGCAAAATGTGCTCTTTTATCCATCGATTCTACGATGAAATCGAATATTTCTGTGGGACCGCCGATTAATTTAATCATGTATGAAATGGACACTTTAGTGGTTCGTCATAAATTAGAACTGCGCTTAGGTGATCCCTATTTAGCTAAGATGCGTAAGCTATGGGAAGATCATGTTCGTTCTGCCTTTGATGCCATGCCTAATCTTGAATGGGAACCCGAAGAAAGTCAGTCTAATGATGATATTTTGATTGATTAA
- a CDS encoding DUF6272 family protein: MSQVFGQFLEEFIPSHDCLQIIFTPHADPIKKRWRNNRLSAHFIADYFTSFLPIDIDDVERQKKIAISRNSVSFIANELLENAIKYNDEKSKYQIQVGVNFVDNLGMKAIIFAKNSIRPETVESFQAFIQELLTCDLDARYISEIENSVRNPNHEVSGLGLLTIINDYSAQMGWKFETVQEDPKIITVTTMAQVVV, translated from the coding sequence ATGTCTCAAGTTTTTGGTCAGTTTTTAGAGGAATTTATCCCCTCTCATGATTGTTTACAAATCATTTTTACACCCCATGCTGATCCGATTAAAAAACGCTGGCGAAATAATCGCTTATCGGCTCATTTTATTGCGGATTATTTTACCTCTTTTTTGCCCATTGATATTGATGATGTTGAACGACAAAAAAAAATAGCTATTAGTAGAAATTCAGTCAGCTTTATTGCCAATGAATTGTTGGAAAATGCAATTAAATATAATGATGAAAAATCAAAGTATCAAATTCAAGTCGGGGTCAATTTTGTCGATAATTTGGGGATGAAAGCCATTATTTTTGCTAAAAATAGTATTCGACCTGAAACCGTGGAGAGTTTTCAAGCTTTTATTCAAGAATTACTTACTTGCGATCTTGATGCTCGCTATATTTCTGAAATCGAAAACAGTGTCAGAAATCCCAATCATGAAGTTTCTGGGTTAGGACTTTTGACGATTATTAATGATTATTCTGCTCAGATGGGTTGGAAGTTTGAAACAGTGCAAGAAGATCCTAAAATTATTACTGTAACGACCATGGCTCAAGTGGTAGTATAA
- a CDS encoding SpoIIE family protein phosphatase codes for MLITLLQKFQYKIPLRTVLVVPFVIQIVGAVGLVGYLSFRNGQKAVEDLAGQLTNEVSNVIIERLNSYLGTPHLVNQLNKNALNLGQLNLQNIKAIERHFWQQAQVFELVSKIQFAGVDGKFIGLAINDDGTLDYQERDRSGDLQTYAINSQGNRRERLRTYIGFDARLQPWYIASERAGKPVWSQIYPWVSPPTLAITLGESYYDKNGKFQGVLATDLTLLQISDFLRSLKIGRSGKTFIIESSGQLVASSSAKSPFLMVDNQPQRLSATNLEDSLIRPAAFYLQKTLGNIKTASPEDIIPIDIPQKLKFKIHGKHHFMKVLPFQDDFGLDWYIVIVVPESDFMQQIEANNKTTFALVIAALILATTLGLLTSRWIVELILQLNQAAQQIAEGNLKTKVNIKGIKELESLGITFNVMANQIKDYFEALEAKNEDLEQAKADLLEAKEKLETILDAVPGSISWIDSQGFYLGVNRYLSDKWNLPAEEFIGKPIGFLQGNDHLIEFLFSFLESSKDADSQVVEITFNDCLEYYLIAAQKYQGGNATVSIGINITERKKAEEKLTQTVKELSDIKYALDQLAIVTITDAQGNINYVNDKFCEVSQYSPEELIGNNHRILKSGYHDRAFYKELWSTISSGQIWQGEIKNKTKDGAFYWVNSTIIPFLDKTGRPFQYLSIRTEITARKELEQTLESIVSKRTAQLAAANQEITDLNNKLRLENVRMSAELNVVFQMQQMILPKVEELRGIEGLELAGFMKPAAEVGGDYYDVLHHDGIVTLGIGDVTGHGLESGILMVMTQTAVRTLKEIGETDPIRFLSALNRTIYQNLQRMNSDKNLSLGILHYYQRQLRISGQHEEILLVRSGGKIERINTIDLGFPIGLDHDISHFVDQVCVELNPGDGVILYTDGITEAKDINRNFYGLNRLCDVVSQSWQKSAQEIQEAVIEDVYQHIGEQKVFDDITLLVLKQK; via the coding sequence ATGTTAATCACGCTGCTGCAAAAATTTCAGTATAAAATTCCCTTGAGAACCGTCCTCGTGGTTCCTTTTGTCATTCAAATTGTTGGTGCAGTGGGTTTGGTGGGTTATCTTTCCTTTAGAAATGGTCAGAAAGCCGTTGAAGATTTAGCGGGTCAGTTAACCAATGAAGTTAGCAATGTCATTATTGAGCGTTTGAACAGTTATTTAGGGACTCCCCATCTGGTTAATCAGCTTAATAAAAATGCGTTAAATTTGGGGCAATTAAATCTCCAGAATATCAAGGCAATTGAACGTCATTTTTGGCAACAGGCACAAGTTTTTGAGTTAGTTAGTAAAATTCAGTTTGCTGGTGTTGATGGAAAATTTATTGGATTAGCGATCAATGATGATGGAACTCTTGATTATCAAGAAAGAGATCGATCAGGTGACTTACAAACCTACGCTATTAATAGTCAAGGAAATCGTCGAGAAAGACTAAGGACGTATATAGGTTTTGATGCCCGTCTTCAACCCTGGTATATTGCTTCTGAAAGAGCAGGAAAACCCGTCTGGAGTCAAATTTATCCTTGGGTTAGTCCTCCTACCTTAGCCATTACGTTGGGTGAATCTTATTATGATAAAAACGGCAAATTTCAAGGGGTCTTAGCAACGGATTTAACCCTACTGCAAATTAGTGACTTTCTTCGCAGTTTAAAAATTGGGCGATCGGGTAAGACATTTATTATAGAAAGTTCAGGTCAATTAGTAGCTAGTTCTTCTGCTAAATCGCCTTTTTTAATGGTTGATAATCAACCTCAGCGACTTAGTGCTACCAATCTTGAAGATTCCTTAATTCGTCCAGCAGCATTTTATTTACAGAAAACGTTGGGAAATATAAAAACAGCATCACCAGAAGATATTATCCCGATCGATATTCCTCAAAAACTAAAATTTAAAATTCATGGCAAGCATCACTTTATGAAAGTATTGCCTTTTCAAGATGATTTTGGACTGGATTGGTACATTGTTATTGTTGTCCCTGAAAGCGATTTTATGCAACAAATCGAGGCAAATAATAAGACAACTTTTGCTTTAGTTATTGCTGCTTTAATTTTAGCAACAACCTTGGGACTTTTGACCTCGCGGTGGATTGTTGAACTGATTTTACAACTAAATCAAGCCGCTCAACAAATTGCAGAAGGAAATCTTAAAACCAAAGTCAATATTAAAGGGATAAAAGAATTAGAAAGCTTAGGAATAACTTTCAATGTTATGGCAAATCAAATTAAAGATTATTTTGAAGCGTTAGAAGCTAAAAATGAAGATCTTGAGCAAGCAAAAGCTGATTTATTAGAAGCCAAAGAAAAATTAGAAACAATTTTAGACGCAGTTCCTGGTTCAATTTCTTGGATTGATTCTCAAGGATTTTATCTAGGTGTTAACCGTTACCTATCTGATAAGTGGAATTTGCCAGCAGAAGAATTTATCGGGAAACCTATTGGATTTCTCCAAGGAAATGATCACTTAATCGAGTTTTTGTTTAGCTTTCTAGAAAGTTCTAAAGATGCGGATTCGCAAGTGGTTGAAATAACCTTCAATGACTGCCTAGAATATTATCTTATCGCTGCTCAAAAATATCAAGGTGGTAATGCGACAGTTTCCATTGGCATTAATATTACAGAACGCAAAAAAGCTGAAGAAAAGCTGACTCAAACCGTTAAAGAATTATCAGATATCAAATACGCATTAGATCAATTAGCTATTGTTACGATTACCGATGCTCAAGGTAATATTAATTATGTTAATGATAAGTTTTGTGAAGTATCTCAATATTCCCCAGAGGAATTAATTGGTAATAACCATCGTATACTCAAATCGGGTTATCATGATCGCGCCTTTTATAAAGAGCTTTGGTCAACTATTTCTAGTGGACAAATTTGGCAAGGAGAAATTAAAAATAAAACCAAAGATGGAGCATTTTATTGGGTTAATAGTACCATTATTCCTTTTTTGGATAAAACTGGTCGTCCCTTTCAGTATTTAAGTATTCGGACAGAAATTACGGCTCGTAAGGAATTAGAACAAACCTTAGAAAGTATTGTTAGTAAACGCACGGCTCAACTAGCAGCAGCTAATCAAGAAATTACCGATCTCAATAACAAATTAAGGTTAGAAAATGTTCGCATGAGTGCAGAACTTAACGTTGTTTTTCAAATGCAGCAGATGATTTTACCAAAAGTTGAAGAATTAAGAGGAATTGAAGGATTAGAGTTAGCTGGATTTATGAAACCTGCTGCGGAAGTTGGAGGAGATTATTATGATGTTTTGCATCATGATGGAATCGTTACTTTAGGCATTGGAGATGTTACCGGCCATGGTTTAGAAAGTGGGATTTTAATGGTCATGACTCAAACAGCAGTACGGACTCTTAAAGAAATAGGAGAAACTGATCCTATTCGCTTTCTATCGGCTTTAAATCGCACAATCTATCAAAATTTACAACGAATGAATTCCGATAAAAACTTGAGCTTAGGGATTCTTCATTATTACCAAAGACAACTGAGAATAAGTGGCCAACATGAAGAAATTTTACTGGTTCGTTCTGGAGGAAAAATTGAACGAATTAATACAATAGATCTCGGCTTTCCGATTGGTTTAGATCATGACATTTCCCATTTTGTTGATCAAGTTTGTGTTGAATTAAACCCCGGAGATGGGGTTATTCTCTATACTGATGGTATTACGGAAGCAAAAGATATTAATAGGAATTTTTATGGATTAAACAGATTATGTGACGTTGTTAGTCAAAGTTGGCAAAAGTCCGCACAAGAAATTCAAGAGGCAGTGATTGAAGATGTGTATCAGCATATTGGAGAACAAAAAGTTTTTGATGATATTACTTTGTTGGTGCTTAAACAAAAATGA
- a CDS encoding PP2C family protein-serine/threonine phosphatase, translated as MAFSIEKQQVSIVCQMQQMILPKLEELEKIEELDLAGYMKPAEEVGGDYYDVLHHNGVVTLGIGDVTGHGLESGILMVMTQTAVRTLKEMGETDPVKFLSTLNRTIYQNIKRMNSDKSLTLGILHYCEGQLSISGQHEEILVVHSGGKIERIETIDLGLPIGLDHEISHFIDQICVQLNTGDGVVLYTDGITEAKDMSKNFYGVEKLCEVVSEMWSKSAQEIQEAVIKDVYQHIGTEKIFDDITLLILKQK; from the coding sequence TTGGCTTTTAGTATCGAAAAACAGCAAGTCAGTATTGTCTGTCAAATGCAGCAGATGATCTTACCCAAACTTGAAGAACTTGAAAAAATCGAGGAACTTGATTTAGCTGGATATATGAAACCGGCCGAAGAAGTGGGAGGAGATTATTATGATGTTTTACATCATAATGGAGTTGTTACTTTAGGCATTGGAGATGTTACCGGTCATGGACTAGAAAGTGGGATTTTAATGGTCATGACGCAAACCGCAGTACGCACCCTCAAAGAAATGGGAGAAACTGACCCCGTAAAATTTTTATCTACCCTCAACCGAACGATTTATCAAAATATCAAACGGATGAACTCAGATAAAAGTCTGACTCTAGGTATTCTTCATTATTGCGAAGGTCAACTGAGTATCAGTGGTCAACATGAAGAGATTTTGGTGGTACATTCTGGCGGAAAAATTGAAAGAATTGAGACTATTGATTTAGGTCTTCCCATTGGGTTAGATCACGAGATTTCTCACTTTATTGATCAAATTTGTGTCCAGCTAAATACGGGGGATGGGGTTGTTCTTTATACCGATGGTATTACCGAAGCAAAAGATATGAGTAAAAACTTTTATGGAGTTGAAAAATTATGTGAAGTTGTCAGTGAAATGTGGTCAAAATCTGCACAGGAAATTCAAGAAGCGGTTATTAAAGATGTCTACCAACATATTGGAACAGAAAAGATTTTTGATGATATTACGTTGTTGATACTTAAACAAAAATAA
- a CDS encoding protein adenylyltransferase SelO, with translation MTETPDNPFLNLNYEPILENLGDDYYDTVMAAEFPQHILRFRNDHLLPLFNLSAEDVRDRHFIESFGKFKSIRPFLALRYHGYQFGEYNPFLGDGRGFLYGQIRGKDNQLYDFGTKGSGTTPYSRGGDGRLTLKGGVREVLAAETLHSLGVRTSRCLSLIETGEALWRGDEPSPTRSSVMIRLNRSHIRFGTFERLYYIKRPDLIQKLLDHVIDIYYPEIAQSDNRNTLFYAELVRRVAQLVAQWMAAGFCHGVLNTDNMSITGESFDYGPYAFIPSYDPKFTAAYFDYGGRYSYGNQPFICRLNLEMLQLPLMTVTFPPNLESALAKFDEYYQSYYRQLMLKRLGFEQINLGEADDLLAKTLEILQETQMSYGGFFATLSQDFNYGWRKNGATILENQTLPPADWTTWRTIYHKILNQFPQDTMEKIGKCLQESNPPTTLIRDNIETVWNAIAHEDDWQPFYGLVNKLQHKL, from the coding sequence ATGACAGAAACCCCAGATAATCCCTTCCTTAATCTTAATTACGAACCCATCCTCGAAAATCTAGGGGACGACTATTACGATACAGTAATGGCTGCTGAATTTCCCCAACATATCCTCCGCTTTCGCAACGATCATTTATTACCCCTATTCAACTTGTCTGCTGAAGATGTACGAGATCGCCATTTTATTGAATCCTTTGGGAAATTCAAGTCAATTCGTCCATTTTTAGCCTTACGCTATCATGGCTATCAATTTGGAGAATATAACCCCTTTTTAGGGGATGGAAGGGGGTTTCTCTACGGACAGATACGAGGGAAAGATAACCAATTATACGATTTTGGCACAAAAGGGTCAGGAACGACTCCTTATTCTCGTGGTGGAGATGGAAGATTAACCCTGAAAGGGGGAGTCAGAGAGGTATTAGCTGCTGAAACGTTGCATAGTTTGGGAGTGAGAACCTCTCGCTGTCTCAGTCTGATAGAAACGGGGGAAGCATTATGGAGAGGGGATGAACCTTCCCCGACTCGTTCTTCGGTGATGATTCGTTTAAACCGTTCTCATATTCGGTTTGGAACGTTTGAGCGATTATATTATATTAAACGTCCTGATTTAATTCAAAAATTGTTGGATCATGTGATTGATATTTACTATCCTGAAATTGCTCAATCTGATAACCGCAATACCTTATTTTATGCTGAATTGGTGAGAAGAGTAGCCCAATTAGTAGCGCAGTGGATGGCCGCTGGATTTTGTCATGGGGTATTAAATACTGATAATATGTCGATTACAGGGGAAAGTTTTGATTATGGCCCCTACGCTTTTATCCCTAGCTATGATCCTAAATTTACGGCCGCTTATTTTGATTACGGTGGACGTTATAGTTATGGCAATCAACCGTTCATTTGTCGTTTGAATTTGGAGATGCTACAATTACCGTTAATGACGGTAACTTTTCCGCCTAATTTAGAATCCGCTTTAGCTAAATTTGATGAGTATTATCAAAGTTATTATCGTCAATTAATGCTCAAAAGATTGGGATTTGAGCAAATTAATTTGGGGGAAGCAGATGACTTATTGGCTAAAACCTTAGAAATTTTGCAAGAAACACAAATGAGTTATGGAGGTTTCTTTGCTACCCTATCCCAAGACTTTAATTATGGTTGGCGTAAAAACGGTGCTACAATTTTAGAAAATCAAACCTTACCCCCCGCAGATTGGACAACATGGCGTACTATTTATCATAAAATTCTCAATCAATTCCCTCAAGACACGATGGAAAAAATCGGGAAATGTTTACAAGAGTCTAATCCACCAACAACCTTAATTAGAGATAATATAGAAACGGTTTGGAATGCGATCGCCCATGAAGATGATTGGCAACCTTTCTATGGATTAGTGAACAAGTTACAACATAAATTATGA
- a CDS encoding DUF3598 family protein, which yields METQWENFKQNLGVWEGSFTKISPMGEVLESNPSILTLAPEENDQVRLSLSRYGTGDMSEPPVRELTQVYQSLGRHLLFFDDGCFSKGNMQMAPFSEFYSEFGFVNADRRLRFVQQFDKEGLFNGLTLIREKRAETTAPEQPQLILEQLLGKWVGQAYTLYPDLRPPESFSTTLIVKRINEQQVEQQLNFYNQTLTSTASVYNHRLEFEQGSQKMRLLLLPGGGSSLVPLQLKNRQSFLVETGWLIEPTKRKRLIRSYDNEGRWVSATLVIEEKMA from the coding sequence ATGGAAACACAATGGGAGAATTTTAAGCAAAATTTAGGGGTTTGGGAAGGCTCTTTCACGAAGATCTCGCCAATGGGCGAAGTTTTAGAAAGTAACCCTTCTATATTAACCTTAGCACCCGAAGAAAATGATCAAGTTCGCTTGAGTCTTAGTCGGTATGGAACTGGGGATATGAGTGAACCTCCTGTGAGAGAATTGACTCAAGTATATCAATCTTTAGGTCGTCATTTGCTCTTTTTTGATGATGGTTGCTTCTCTAAAGGTAATATGCAAATGGCTCCTTTTTCGGAATTTTATAGTGAATTTGGTTTTGTTAATGCTGATCGCCGTCTCCGTTTTGTGCAACAATTTGATAAAGAGGGATTATTTAATGGTTTAACCTTAATTCGAGAGAAACGCGCTGAAACAACAGCACCAGAACAGCCTCAATTAATCCTAGAACAATTACTCGGAAAATGGGTGGGTCAAGCTTATACATTATACCCTGATTTAAGACCCCCCGAAAGCTTCTCTACTACCTTAATTGTCAAGAGAATTAATGAGCAACAAGTCGAACAACAATTAAACTTTTATAATCAAACCCTTACCTCAACTGCTTCCGTCTATAATCATCGATTAGAATTTGAACAAGGAAGCCAAAAAATGAGGTTATTATTACTTCCTGGTGGGGGGTCTAGTTTAGTTCCTTTACAACTCAAAAATCGTCAATCTTTCTTAGTAGAAACGGGTTGGCTAATTGAACCCACTAAACGGAAACGACTCATTCGTAGTTATGATAATGAAGGAAGATGGGTAAGTGCTACTCTTGTCATTGAAGAAAAAATGGCTTAA
- a CDS encoding RNA-binding S4 domain-containing protein translates to MTNQLLNDQQTTIKLAQFLKWKGLVRTGGEAKLRIQGGEVFVNGILETRRGRKLITGDQVTIDYETYEVQL, encoded by the coding sequence GTGACTAATCAGCTATTAAATGACCAACAAACTACCATTAAATTAGCTCAATTTCTTAAGTGGAAAGGACTGGTAAGAACAGGTGGAGAAGCTAAGTTAAGGATACAAGGAGGCGAAGTTTTTGTGAATGGAATACTGGAAACAAGACGAGGACGAAAGTTGATAACTGGAGATCAGGTAACAATTGATTACGAAACCTATGAAGTTCAATTGTAA
- a CDS encoding gluconokinase: MIYIVMGVSGSGKTTIGQKLSEKLNYLFYDADDFHPIENIEKMRQGIALTDCDRQPWLKRLQDLIESLENKQQNAIIACSCLRKSYRELLNNNDHYIQWIYLKGRFEQILQRLENRENHFMKSNLLQSQFQALEEPKNAIIIDISLSVEEIIKQILLLLNL, encoded by the coding sequence ATGATTTATATTGTTATGGGGGTTTCGGGTTCAGGAAAAACGACGATAGGACAAAAGCTCAGTGAAAAATTAAATTATTTGTTTTATGATGCCGATGATTTTCATCCTATTGAGAATATTGAAAAAATGAGGCAAGGAATTGCTCTAACTGATTGCGATCGCCAACCTTGGTTAAAAAGATTACAAGACTTAATTGAGTCTTTAGAAAACAAACAACAAAATGCGATAATCGCTTGTTCTTGTTTGAGAAAGTCCTATCGTGAATTACTGAATAATAATGATCACTATATCCAATGGATTTATTTAAAAGGTCGTTTTGAACAAATCTTACAAAGATTAGAAAACCGAGAAAATCATTTCATGAAAAGTAACTTATTACAATCTCAATTTCAAGCTTTAGAGGAACCTAAAAATGCAATTATTATAGATATTAGTTTATCCGTCGAAGAAATCATCAAACAGATTTTATTATTATTAAATCTTTGA
- the rpsB gene encoding 30S ribosomal protein S2, which yields MPVVSLAELLESGVHFGHQTRRWNPKMSPYIYTARNGVHIIDLVQTAQLMENAYEYVRKSSEQGKRFLFIGTKRQAAGIIAQEASRCGANYVNQRWLGGMLTNWETIKGRVERLKELESMEENGAISRRPKKEAAVLRRELGKLDKYLGGIKTMRKLPDVVVIVDQRREYNAISECQKLGIPIISMLDTNCDPDFADIPIPANDDAIRSIKLILGKLADAIYEGRHGQLDSEQDYEDFDESISDEYDDYEDEEEYEEQDLEVDASEDE from the coding sequence ATGCCAGTTGTCTCACTCGCCGAATTACTAGAGTCAGGGGTTCACTTTGGCCACCAGACCCGACGTTGGAACCCCAAGATGTCCCCCTACATCTATACTGCGCGTAACGGGGTACACATCATTGACCTAGTGCAAACCGCCCAATTGATGGAAAATGCCTACGAATACGTTCGCAAATCCTCAGAACAAGGCAAGCGGTTTCTCTTTATTGGCACTAAACGCCAAGCTGCCGGAATTATCGCCCAAGAAGCATCCCGATGTGGAGCCAACTACGTTAACCAGCGTTGGTTAGGAGGAATGCTCACCAACTGGGAAACCATTAAAGGTCGCGTCGAACGCCTCAAAGAATTAGAGTCAATGGAAGAAAATGGGGCAATTAGTCGCCGTCCCAAGAAGGAAGCCGCCGTATTGCGTCGAGAATTAGGCAAACTCGACAAATACCTAGGGGGCATCAAAACCATGCGGAAATTGCCCGATGTAGTAGTCATTGTAGACCAGCGACGGGAATACAACGCTATCTCCGAATGTCAAAAACTGGGCATTCCGATTATTTCTATGTTGGATACCAACTGTGATCCCGACTTTGCTGATATTCCTATCCCTGCTAACGACGATGCCATCCGATCCATTAAACTGATCTTAGGTAAGTTAGCTGATGCCATTTACGAAGGTCGTCACGGTCAACTCGACTCCGAACAAGATTACGAAGACTTTGATGAGAGCATCAGTGATGAATACGACGACTACGAAGACGAAGAAGAGTATGAAGAGCAAGATCTAGAGGTTGACGCTTCTGAAGACGAATAA
- the tsf gene encoding translation elongation factor Ts, translated as MAEISAKQVKELRETTGAGMMDCKKALQENQGDMTKAIEWLRQKGITSAEKKSGRQTAEGLVESYIHTGGRIGVLVEVNCETDFVARREEFKELVRNVAMQIAACPNVEYIQGSDIPEAVVAKEKEIEMGRDDLGNKPDNIKEKIVQGRIEKRIKELCLLDQPYIRDQNVTVEELIKQTIAQLGENIQVRRFTRFVLGEGIEKQEVDFAREVAEQAGQLAPEAESTTETADATSETTTEKSSAKKKKKK; from the coding sequence ATGGCGGAAATTTCAGCAAAACAGGTTAAAGAACTTAGAGAAACCACCGGCGCTGGTATGATGGACTGCAAAAAAGCACTCCAAGAAAACCAGGGCGATATGACTAAGGCCATAGAATGGCTACGGCAAAAGGGGATCACCTCGGCCGAGAAAAAATCTGGACGGCAAACCGCAGAAGGGTTAGTGGAAAGTTACATTCATACCGGAGGCCGTATTGGGGTTCTGGTGGAAGTTAACTGCGAAACGGACTTTGTCGCGCGTCGAGAAGAATTTAAGGAACTCGTTCGCAATGTTGCCATGCAAATTGCCGCCTGTCCCAACGTAGAATACATTCAAGGTAGCGATATTCCAGAAGCTGTTGTTGCCAAAGAAAAAGAAATCGAGATGGGGCGCGATGATTTGGGCAATAAACCCGATAACATCAAGGAAAAGATTGTTCAAGGTCGCATTGAAAAGCGAATCAAAGAACTCTGTTTGTTAGATCAACCCTATATTCGGGATCAAAATGTTACCGTTGAAGAGTTGATTAAACAAACCATTGCTCAACTTGGTGAAAATATCCAAGTTCGCCGTTTTACTCGCTTTGTGTTAGGGGAAGGCATCGAAAAACAAGAAGTTGACTTTGCTAGAGAAGTCGCTGAACAAGCAGGACAATTAGCCCCAGAAGCTGAGTCTACAACAGAAACTGCTGATGCAACTTCCGAGACAACAACTGAAAAATCTTCTGCGAAAAAGAAGAAGAAAAAGTAG
- a CDS encoding DUF433 domain-containing protein — protein MSVNAEFKVSAPPFRWDESGGIRIGQSRVTLDSLLAAYHSGFTPEEIAFQYSVLHLEEIYSAIAYYLNHRQQIDKYLEQRRQKAQQQRSEFVEQYNLADLRQRLSDRYQTQGELKGDASIG, from the coding sequence ATGAGTGTTAACGCCGAATTTAAAGTTTCTGCTCCACCGTTCCGTTGGGATGAGTCGGGAGGTATTCGTATTGGTCAGAGCCGCGTTACCCTCGATAGTCTTTTAGCTGCATATCATAGTGGATTTACGCCTGAAGAAATTGCATTTCAGTATTCTGTTCTTCATTTAGAAGAAATATACTCAGCTATCGCTTACTATCTCAACCATCGACAGCAAATAGATAAATACCTAGAGCAACGTCGCCAAAAAGCTCAGCAGCAACGTAGTGAATTTGTCGAACAGTATAACTTGGCTGATCTTAGGCAGCGTTTAAGCGATCGCTATCAAACTCAAGGAGAATTAAAAGGTGATGCGTCTATTGGCTGA